The following nucleotide sequence is from Solidesulfovibrio carbinolicus.
TGCGCGGCCGCGGCGGCGGCGGCTTCCCCACCGGCGTCAAATGGGGCATCGCCCTGTCCAACGCGGCCGACCAGAAATACATCGTGTGCAACGCCGACGAAGGCGACCCGGGCGCTTTCATGGACCGCGCCGTGCTGGAAGGCGACCCCCATTCCGTGGTCGAGGCCATGGCCATTGGCGGCTACGCCATCGGGGCCACCCTGGGCGCGGTCTACATCCGGGCCGAGTATCCCCTGGCCATCAAGCGCCTGCGCAAGGCCATCGACGACGCCCGGGCCATGGGGCTTTTAGGCAAGAACATCTTCGGTTCGGGCTTTGATTTCGACATCGAGATCAAGTACGGGGCCGGCGCCTTCGTGTGCGGCGAAGAAACCGCGCTGATCAAATCCATGGAAGGCCATCGCGGCGAACCGGTGAGCAAGCCGCCCTTCCCGGCCCAGTCCGGGTATTGGGCCAAGCCCACCATCGTCAACAACGTCGAAACCTTCGCCAACGTCCCGGCCATCATCATCAAGGGCGCGGACTGGTTCGCCGGGATCGGCACCGCCACCTCCAAGGGCACCAAGGTGTTCGCCCTGGCCGGCAAGATCGTCAACGTGGGCCTTATCGAAGTGCCCATGGGCACCACCCTGCGCGAAGTCATCTTCGACATCGGCGGCGGCTGCCCGGACGGCAAGGAGTTCAAGGCCGTCCAGACCGGCGGCCCGTCCGGCGGCGCCCTGGCCAACAAGGACCTCGACGTGGCCATTGACTACGAGTCGCTTATTGCCCGCAAGTCCATGATGGGCTCCGGCGGCATGGTGGTCATGGACGAGGACGACTGCATGGTCTCGGTGGCCAAGTTCTTCCTCGACTTCACCATGGACGAGACCTGCGGCAAGTGCACGCCGTGTCGCATCGGCTCCAAGCGCCTCTACGAGATCCTCGACAAGATCACCAAGGGCCACGGCACCAAGGCCGACCTGGCCCGGCTCAAGTCGCTGTCGGACAGCATCAAGGACACCGCTCTGTGCGGCCTGGGCCAGACCATGCCCAACCCGATCCTGTCCACCATGGACACCTTCGGGCACGAATACGAGGCCCACGTCACCCAGAAGAAGTGTCCGGCCCACGTCTGTACGGCCATGCTGACCTACACCATCAATCCGGCCAAGTGCACCGGCTGTACGCTGTGCACCAAGGTCTGCCCGGTGGAGTGCATCTCCGGCACGAAGAAGCAGCCCCACGTCATCGACGCCTCCAAGTGCATCAAGTGCGGGGCCTGCTACGACAAGTGCAAGTTCGACTCCATCATCAAGATGTAAGGATCAAGGAGGCCCCACATGTCCATGCTGACAGTGCATATAGACGGCAAGACCACCACCATCCCGGCCGGCGGCACCATCCTGGACGCCGCCCGCAAACTGGATATCGACATCCCGACCCTGTGCTACCTCAATCTTGAGGATCTCAAGGTCAACAACAAGGCCGCCTCCTGCCGCATCTGCGTGGTGGAGGTCGAGGGCCGGCGCAACCTGGCCCCGGCCTGCGCCACCCCGGCCACCGACGGCATGGTGGTCAAGTCCAACACCCTGCGCGTCCTTAACGCCCGCAAGACCGTGCTGGAGCTGCTGCTCTCCGACCACCCCAAGGACTGCCTGGTGTGCGCCAAATCCGGCGAATGCGAGCTGCAGGACCTGGCCGAGAAGTTCGGCATCCGCGAGTCGCCCTATGACGGCGGCGAAATGTCCCACTACCGCAAGGACGTCTCGCCCTCCATCATCCGCGACATGGACAAGTGCATCATGTGCCGCCGCTGCGAGACCATGTGCAACGACGTCCAGACCTGCGGCGTGCTGTCGGGCGTCAACCGCGGCTTCACCGCCGTGGTCGCCCCGGCCTTCGAGATGAACCTGGCCGACACCGTGTGCACCAACTGCGGCCAGTGCGTGGCCGTGTGCCCCGTCGGGGCGCTTGTGGAAAACGACAACAGCTGGGACGTCGTCGACGCCCTGGCCGACCCGGACAAGGTGGTCATCGTCCAGACCGCTCCGGCCGTGCGCGCCGCCCTGGGCGAAGACCTGGGCATCGCCCCGGGTACCTCGGTCACCGGCAAGATGGCCGCCGCCCTGCGCCGCCTGGGCTTTGACCACATCTTCGACACCGACTTCGCCGCCGACCTGACCATCATGGAGGAAGGCTCGGAGTTCCTCGACCGCCTGACCCGTTACTTAAACGGCGACCAGACGGCCAAGCTGCCCATCCTGACCTCCTGCTGCCCCGGTTGGGTCAAGTTCTTCGAGCACAACTTCCAGGACATGCTCGACGTGCCTTCGACCGCCAAGTCGCCCCAGCAGATGTTCGGGGCCATCGCCAAGACCTACTACGCCGACATGCTGGGCATTCCCCGCGACAAGCTGGTCGTGGTCTCGGTCATGCCCTGCCTGGCCAAGAAGTACGAACGCGCCCGGCCGGAGTTCTCCGTGGACGGCAACCCGGACGTGGACATCGTCATCTCCACCCGTGAGCTGGCCCGGCTGATCAAGCGCATGAACATCGACTTCGCCAGCCTGCCTGACGAAGACTTCGACGCGCCCCTGGGCGAGTCCACCGGCGCGGCCCCGATATTTGGCGTCACCGGCGGCGTCATAGAGGCCGCCCTGCGCACCGCCTACGAGCTGGCCACCGGCGAAACCCTCCAGAAGGTGGACTTCGAGGACGTGCGCGGCATGGACGGCGTCAAGGTGGCCACGGTCCAGGTCGGCCCCCACGAGCTGCGCATCGGCATCGCTCATGGCCTGGGCAACGCCCGCAAGCTCCTTAACCGGGTACGCGAAGGCGAAACCTTCCACGCCATCGAGGTCATGGCCTGCCCGGGCGGCTGCATCGGCGGCGGCGGACAGCCCTACCACCACGGCGACATCGAGCTGCTCAAGCTGCGCACCAAGGTGCTCTATGCCGAAGACGCCGGCAAGCCGCTGCGCAAGTCGCACCAGAACCCGTACATCATCGAGCTGTACGAAAAGTTCCTGGGCAAGCCGCTGTCCGAGAAGTCGCACCACCTGCTGCACACCCACTACTTCAAGCGCCAGCGCCTGTAGTAGGGGAGTAAAGAGAAAGACGAAGACTGGAGAGGCGCTGCCTCTCCAGACCTCTCCGCCGGGGGGGATGATCCCCCCGGCCCCCCTCGAAAGGGGGGTGATTGTTCCTTGATGATTGCCGCTGCCCTGGTTGGCCCGCGACGGTAAACAAACACCTCCAGCCGTCGCGGGCTGCCGGGGACTTCGGAAAAATTTCGCTTCCTGGCGGGAGCCGGGCGGAACCTGCCAGTTCCGCGTTCCAGCCGGTCCGCGGCGGCGAGTCCGCCGCGGACCGCCAGGGAGTCCGGCGAGGCGGCACGTCTCGCCACTCGTTCTTTGTATTCCAAGCTTCCCGCGCCCGCACCTCGCCGCCCCGCTTGTGGCTCCCCCGCCCGCCACAGACGGCTAGGGGGTCCGGGGGGATTATCCCCCCGGCGGGTCACGGGCAGCGCCCGTGCGGGTCACGGGCAGCGCCCGTGCGGGTCACGGGCAGCGCCCGTGCGGGTCACGGGCAGCGCCCGTGCGGGTCCGGGCAGCGCCCGTGCGGGTCACGGGCAGCGCCCGTGCGGGTCACGGGCAGCGCCCGTGCGGGTCCGGGCAGCGCCCGGCGGGTCCGGGCAGCGCCCGGCGGGTCCGGGCAGCGCCCGGCGGGTGCAGGGCAGCGCCAGCCCTGGATGATCTTTAACAGGATTCGTGTTACCCAAGCCGCCGCAGCGGGGGTCGCCAACCGGATGGTCCGGGGATCGGCCTGCCGCACTGGTTGCCTTTCGGGGAGCGTGCTCCATGCGACAGGACACTGATGCCCTTGGAGCGACGGCGCTCCCCGAGGGCAGCCTTTACGGCGTGCATACGGCCCGGGCCGTGGCCAATTTTCCGGTTTCGGGCCAGGTCGTGGCCCCGGAGCTGCTCATCGCCTATGCCTGGGTCAAGGCGGCCTGCGCCCTGGCCAATCAGGATGGCGGCCATCTCGACGCGCCGCGAACCGCGGCCATCGTGGCCGCCTGCCGCGAAATCGCCGCCGGGCGGCATGCCGAGCAATTTCCTGTCGATGCCTTGCAGGGCGGGGCCGGCACCTCCACCAACATGAACGTCAACGAGGTCGTGGCCAACCGCGCCTTGCAGCTCATGGGCCGCCAGCCTGGCGACTCCGAATTTCTCTCGCCCTTGGGGCACGTCAATCTGCACCAGTCCACCAACGACACGTATCCGACAGCGCTTCGGGTGGCGGCGCTCACGCTGCTCAAAGACCTGGAGACGGCCGCCTCGCGCCTGCAGGACGCCTTGCAGGCCAAGGAAACGGCCTTTGCCCACATCGTGAAGGTGGGCCGCACCGAACTCATGGACGCCGTGCCCATGACCCTTGGCATGACCTTTGGCGCGTTCGCCGAGGCCGTGGCCCGGGACCGGTGGCGCATCTTCAAATGCCGCGAGCGCATCAAGCAGGTGCCGCTTGGCGGCACGGCCGTGGGCACGGGCCTGGGCGCGCCGCGCGCGTTTATCTTCAAGGCGGCCGAACACCTGCGCCATCTGACGGGGCTGCCGGTGTCGCGGGCGGAAAACCTCGTGGACGCCACGGCCAACGCCGACTGTTTCGTCGAGGTTTCAGGCATCTTGTCGGCGTTTGCCGCCAATCTGCTGAAAATCGCCTCGGACCTGCGGCTTCTGGCCAGCGGCCCGCATACGGGCCTGGGCGAAATCCGCCTGCCGGCCTTGCAGGCCGGGTCGTCCATCATGCCCGGCAAGGTCAATCCGGTCATCCCGGAGTGCGTGGGCCAGGCGGCGCTGACGGTCATGGGCAACCATCAGACCGTGACCCTGGTCGCCGGCCTGGGGCAGCTCGAAATCAACCAATATCTGCCGCTTCTGGCCCATAAGCTTCTGGAATCCATCCGCCTGCTGCGCGACGCCTCGACTCTTTTCGCCGACAAATGCGTGGCCGGCATCGATGCCGACGAGACGCGCTGCCGGGAGCTGGTGGAAAAAAGCCAGGCCCTGGCCACGGTGCTGGTGCCGGCGCTGGGCTACGAGACCGTGGCCCGGCTCATGGATGAAGCCCGTGCCGCCGGCCGCTCCCTGGCCGCCCACCTCGACGCCGTGGGTCTGCTGCCCCAGGCCGAGGCGGCCGAGTTGTTGCTGCCAAAACGGATGCGGAAATTGGGGTTTGAGGAAGAAGATTATGAATGCCTCCGGCGGCCGGGGGCCGACCGCCACCCCGGCCCCCCGAATGGGGAAGGGGTTAAAGGGGGGAGCCGGTGTTATTTATGAAGGGCGCGATGCGCGCATGTGAAGGCGGCCGGAACTGGGGGCCCGGCCGCCTTTGTCGTTTGGTGGGTGGAATCAGCCGGTCGTCCGGGCTTCGCCGCGCCGGGCGTCGAGGTAATACAGCACCGGCACCACCATGCGCGAGAATATGGTGGCCGCCACCTCGCCGGCCATAAGCGAAATGGCCAGCCCCTGGAAGATGGGGTCGAACAGGATCACGAAGGCCCCGCCGACCACGCTGACGGCCGTCAAAAGCATGGGCCGAAACCGCACCGCCCCGGCCTCCTCCACGGCCTTGGCCAGGGGAATGCCCTCGGCTCGGCGCATCTCGATAAAATCCACCAGGATAATCGAGTTGCGCACAACAATTCCCGCCCCGGCGATGAACCCGATCATGGACGTGGCCGTGAAAAAGGCCCCGGCCATGGCGTGGGCCGGCACGATGCCGATCAGCGACAGCGGAATGGGGGCCATGATCGCGATGGGCACGGTGTAGGAACCGAACCAGCCCACGGTCAGCAGATAAATAAGCCCCATGACCACGGCAAAGGCCAGGCCCATGTCGCGGAACACTTCGTAGGTGATCTGCCATTCGCCGTCCCATTTGAGGCTCAAATCAAACGTCTGGTCGGGCGTGCCGTTCCACAGGATGGGCAGGGTCTGCTGTCCGGCCGCGTTCCAGGCCCCCTTGCCCGCCGCCCCCAGGGAAGCCAGGGAATCGTTTATCCGGTTGATGGCGTAGATCGGGCTTTCCTCGCGCCCGGCCACGTCGGCTGTGACGTAGACCACGGGCAGCAGATTTTTGTGATAGAGCCGGCTGGGCTGGGTGACGGTCTCAATGGAAGCGATCTGGGCCAGGGACACGAGCCTGCCGCCGTCGCCGGCCACGGCCACGGCCTCAAGGCTGGCCGCGTCGGGCCGGAAGGCGGCTGGCAGCCGCACCACGATGGGCGCGTCCTCCCGGGCGGCGGCGTCGTGGAGCAGCCCGGCCACCGTGCCGTCAAAGGCGGCGGCCACGTCAGCCAAGGCCCGGGCCGGGTCGATGCCGGCGGCCAGGGCCTTGTCGCGCTCGATGCGGATGACGCGCTCGGGGCGCGGGTCGTCCACGTACCAGTCCACGTCCACCACGTCGGGGGTGGCCAGCATGACGTCGCGCACCTGGGTCGCCAGGGCCAGACGCGAGGCGTCGGTTGGGCCGTAGAGTTCGGCCACCAGCGTCTGCAGCACCGGCGGCCCGGGCGGGGCCTCGGCCACCTTGATGCGCGCCCCGTGTCGGGCGGCGATGGGGGTGAGCGTCTCGCGCACGGCCTTGGCGATGGCGTGGCTTTGGAGCTTGCGCTCGCCCTTGGGCAGGAGGTTCACGGCGATCTCGGCTTCGTTCTGGCCGCTTCGCAGGTAGTAGTGCCGGATAAGGCCGTTAAAGGTCATGGGCGCGGCCGTGCCGGCGTAGATGACGGCGTCGGTGGCTTCGGGCCGGGTGAGCGCCGCCCCGGCCAACTCCCGGGCCACGGCGGCGGTGCGCTCCAGGGTCGTGCCGCGCGGCATGTCCAGGACAACGGAAAATTCGCTTTTGTTGTCAAAGGGCAGCATCTTGACCAGCACGGCCTTGGCCGGAAACAGCGCGCAGGCCCCGAGAAACAGCGCCCCGACCAGGGCAAGAAACCCCCAGCGCCAGACCGGGCGGGTCAGCAGCCGGTCCATGAGCCAGAGATACAGCCTCGTGCCGACGTCATCGGGAATTTCGGCGTGGGCGGCCGGCTCGGGCGTAAGCGTCCGCTTGGCCGTCCAGGGGGTGATGAGAAAGGCCACCACCATGGACAGCAGCATGGCCACCGACGCGCCAATCGGCATGGGCCGCATGTAGGGGCCCATGAGGCCGCCCACGTAGGCCATGGGCGCGATGGCGGCGATGACCGTGAAAGTGGCCAGGACGAGCGGCGCGCGCACTTCGCTGACGGCATCGACAATGATGTCGGACAGCCGCCGCCCCTTGGCGTCAGGCAGCCCCAGGCGGCGCACGATGTTTTCCACGTCCACGATGGGGTCATCGACCAGGATGCCGATGCAGAATATCAGCGCAAACAGCGTCACGCGGTTGAGGGTGTAGCCCATGAGCCAGTAGGTGGCCAGCGTGACGGCCAGGGTCACGGGCACGGCCACCATGACCACCAGGCTGGCCCGAAGCCCGAGAAACAGCGCCACCACCCCGCCCACGGTGACGGCGGCCAGGACAAGGTGTTCGAGCAGCTCGTCCACCTTGTGCCGGGCCGTGGCCCCGAGGTTGCGGGTGACGGTGGTTTCCAGGTCGGCCGGCAGCACGTAGCCGCGAAGGCCTTCGATGCGTGATAGCGCCGCATCAGCGATGCGCGAGGCGTTTTCGCCCAGGCGCTTGGCTACGGAGAGCGTCACGGCCGGATGGGCCTCGCCGGGCCGGGGCGCTTCCCGGCCGGGAGCCGTCTCCATGGCCGGGCCGGGCACGAAAAAGACGTAGTCGTCCGGGTCGTCGGCTCCGTCGCGCACGGCGGCCACATCGGCCAGATAGACCGGCCGGCCGTCGCGCACGGCCACCACGGCCCGCTCCAGTTCCTTTTGGCTGCGAAAGAAATTGTCCAGCCGCACGGCCACGGCCGCGCCGGCCTCGTAGGTTTCGCCCACGGCCCGGGCGGTGTTCTGCCGGCCCAGGGCGTCCAGCACATCGGCCATGTCCAGACCCCGGGCGCGCAGCCGGTCGGGGTCGGGCTCCACCATGACCGCCCGCTTGCGCCCGCCGGCCACGACCGTTTCGCCCACGCCCGGGATGCGGCGCACCTCGTCGTTGACGGCGTTGGCCATGGCCCGCAGCTGGCGGCCGTCGTAGGGGCCGCCCCAGAAGGTGACGGCCAGCACCGGCACGTCGTCGATGGAGCGCGGCTTCAATATGGGCCGCTCGCAGCCCGGGGGAATCCAGTCCAAGTGCTGGTAGAGCCGGGCATAGGCGGAAACCACGCTGCGTTCCACGTCGGAGCCGACCTTGAAACGCACGACGGTGAGCGCCTCGCCGTCGCCGGCCGTGGAATAGAGGTACTCCACGCCCGGGATTTCCCAGAGAATGCGCTCCATGGGCGCGATGACCCGGTTCTCCATCTCCTTGGGCGTGGCCCCGGGCATGGACACGTGGACGTCGATCATGGGCACGACGATCTGCGGTTCCTCTTCGCTGGGCGTGGCCCAGACGGCCAGGACGCCGGCGCACAGGGCGGCGACGATGATCAACGGCGCGAGCTTGGCATCGACGAAATGGGCCGTCAGCCGGTGCAGCCAGTCGCCGTGGCGGCCCGGATGTTCCTGCCCGCTCACTGGCCGGCTCCGGAGGCCAGCCGGTCGCCGTCGCGCAGGGTCGCCCCGGCCGGGCAGGCCACCCGGTCGCCGTCGGCCAGACCGCTTATGATCTCCACGAACCGGTCGTCGCCGGCCTGGCCCTCGAAGGCTTCGGAATCGGTCAGATAGGTGGCTCCGGCAAAGGCCACGGCGGCGAAGCTGCCGCCGGTCTTGACCACGCGCAGGCCTAGCGTCCCGTCCGGCCCGGCCACGGCGGCCATGGGCAGGTCGCCGCGAAGGCTCAGGCAGGAAGCCGGCAGCAGGAGTTTTTGGGCGGTGCGGGCCGGCACGTAGACTCGGCCGAACATGCCGGCCCGGGGCGGGCCGGCGGCGTCGGGCACGGCCTCGGGCAGGGCGCACTTGATCTTGAACGACCGGCTGGCCGGGTCGATGCGGCCGACCACGGCGGCCACGGTGACGGGGAACGGTTTTGGGGCCAGCCCCGGCACGGCGGCCAGGATGGTCTGGCCCTGGCGCAGGGCCGGGAGCAAGGTTTCGTCCACCTGGGCGGCCAGATCGAAACGGCCGGTGGTGGCGTCGAGCAGGGCCAGGGGCGCGCCGGCGGCCACGAAGGCCCCCTTGTCGACGTAGCGCCGGGCCAGGATGCCCTCGAAGGGGGCGGTAACCGTGGCATAACCGCGAAGCACGGCCAGTTCGGAAAGCCTGGAGGCCACGGCTTGTTCCTTGGCCCCGGCGGCCTCGCTCTGGCGGGCCAGGGCGTCGGCCTCGGCCCGGGCCTTGTCGTAGTCCTCCTGGCTCACGGCCTTCTGGCCGAGCAGCCGGCCCATGCGCTCCATGGTGGTCCGGGCCAGGGCGGCCCGTGCGGCCAGGGCTTCCTTTTCGCGCCGGGCCTGGTCACGTTCGGCGAAAAGCGCCTGTTCCTGGCCGGCCAGCTCGCGCTCGTCCAGGCGCAGGATGGGCGCGCCGGCCGTGAGCTTCTGGCCTTCCTCGGCCATGACGGCCACCACGGTGCCGGTGGCCTTGCTGGACAGGGTGACGCTTTGTTCGGATTCCACCTGGGCCGGAAACGAGCGGCATTCCACCGCGTCGGCCCGGGCGGCGACGCGAACAGGCACGTCGACCGTGCGGCCTTCGGCCTTTCTGGGCGGTTTTTCGCCGGAACACCCGACCAGAACGGCGGCCATGACGCAGGAAAGGACAAGCAAATTTCGCATGATCCAGTGCATTGCATCGCCTGGAACGCTTGTCAACGGCGGTTTTTGGTTTTGCCGATGTATTGCCGCGTCCTGCTGCGAGGCGTTTCATAGCAAGGCCATGGGAAATACAAATACAGCGTCGCTGCTCCCATGCCCCGCGTTCCTTCGTCCCCTTCCACCCCTCCCCAGGTGGGGTTTCCAAAGGGGCTCAGCCCCTTTGGCCGCCGGAGGCATCTTCCTCTTCATCAAGGCCCCAAAAACTTCCACGGCAGCGTCGGGGCGAGGTTGACGGCATCGACGCGCCAGCAGTCCGGGGAGAGGTCGAGGAGGTTGAGGCGACAGTAGTCCTGGCCCAGGCGGAACAGCCGCGTCAGGTCCAGGCCCAGGGCGTGGCACAGGATGGTGCGGTTGACGCCGCCGTGGGCCACGACCAGGACGTTGCCGCACAGGGGGGCCAGCTCGGCCAGTGCGGCCACGGCCCGTTTTTGGACGTCGGCGAAGCTTTCGCCGCCTTGGGGGGTAAATCCGGCGATGTCGCAGCCCCGGCGTTCGTAGGCTCCGGGGAAACGCTCGCGCACTTCGTCCACGGTGAGGCCTTCGAAAGCGCCCAGGGCGATTTCGCGCAGGCGCGGTTCGGGGCGCACCATGAGGTCGCGGCCGCCAAGGACGATAGAGGCGGTTTCGCGGCAGCGGGCGAGGTCGGAGCAGACGGCGGCGGTGAACGGCACGTCGGCCAGGGCATCGCGCCACAGGGCGGCCTGGGCCCGGCCTTCGTCGGTGAGGGGATGGTCGGTCTGGCCGACGAACCGGCGGGGGTGGCTTTGGACGATGGCCCCGTGGCGCATGAGATAGAGCGTACTCATGGAAGGACCTCCCAGGTCAGGCCCGTGTCGGCCAGGATGTCGGGGAGCGGCCGGGACAGACCGGCCTCGACCCGGGCCAGGACCGTCAGCGCGTTTTGCCGGCGGCGGGTGATGGCGGCCAGGGCCTGCGGGTCGTGGGCGAACAGGTCGAGCTTTTGGCCGAAACGCACGGCCACGGGCACAAGCTGGCGGCCGTGGACGAACTTGTCGGCCAGATAGACGATCTCGCGTTCGGTGACGGGCTGGTGGGGGGACAGTTCGATGTCGCGGTGGGCGGCGACGATGGCGGCGGCTTGATCGAACCCGAGAGAAAAGAGCAGTTCGCCGCCGGCCTGTTCGTGGTGGGGCCGGCCCTTGGCCACGTCGTGGAGCAGGGCGGCGGCTTCGACAAGCTCAAGGTCCAGGGCCGCGCCGGCATCATTGAGGCTCCTGGCCAGGCCCAGGGCCACGGCGGCCACGCCCCGGGCATGGGCCAAGCCCTGGGGCGGCACGGCCTGGGTGGCAAGAAGGGCCTCGGCCTCGGCCACTGTGGGGATGCCCAGCCGTGCGGCCCGGGCGTCCAGTCGGGCGTGGTCGGCCGGGGTGTCCATGTCGGCCAGG
It contains:
- a CDS encoding NADH-dependent [FeFe] hydrogenase, group A6, whose product is MSMLTVHIDGKTTTIPAGGTILDAARKLDIDIPTLCYLNLEDLKVNNKAASCRICVVEVEGRRNLAPACATPATDGMVVKSNTLRVLNARKTVLELLLSDHPKDCLVCAKSGECELQDLAEKFGIRESPYDGGEMSHYRKDVSPSIIRDMDKCIMCRRCETMCNDVQTCGVLSGVNRGFTAVVAPAFEMNLADTVCTNCGQCVAVCPVGALVENDNSWDVVDALADPDKVVIVQTAPAVRAALGEDLGIAPGTSVTGKMAAALRRLGFDHIFDTDFAADLTIMEEGSEFLDRLTRYLNGDQTAKLPILTSCCPGWVKFFEHNFQDMLDVPSTAKSPQQMFGAIAKTYYADMLGIPRDKLVVVSVMPCLAKKYERARPEFSVDGNPDVDIVISTRELARLIKRMNIDFASLPDEDFDAPLGESTGAAPIFGVTGGVIEAALRTAYELATGETLQKVDFEDVRGMDGVKVATVQVGPHELRIGIAHGLGNARKLLNRVREGETFHAIEVMACPGGCIGGGGQPYHHGDIELLKLRTKVLYAEDAGKPLRKSHQNPYIIELYEKFLGKPLSEKSHHLLHTHYFKRQRL
- a CDS encoding efflux RND transporter permease subunit gives rise to the protein MSGQEHPGRHGDWLHRLTAHFVDAKLAPLIIVAALCAGVLAVWATPSEEEPQIVVPMIDVHVSMPGATPKEMENRVIAPMERILWEIPGVEYLYSTAGDGEALTVVRFKVGSDVERSVVSAYARLYQHLDWIPPGCERPILKPRSIDDVPVLAVTFWGGPYDGRQLRAMANAVNDEVRRIPGVGETVVAGGRKRAVMVEPDPDRLRARGLDMADVLDALGRQNTARAVGETYEAGAAVAVRLDNFFRSQKELERAVVAVRDGRPVYLADVAAVRDGADDPDDYVFFVPGPAMETAPGREAPRPGEAHPAVTLSVAKRLGENASRIADAALSRIEGLRGYVLPADLETTVTRNLGATARHKVDELLEHLVLAAVTVGGVVALFLGLRASLVVMVAVPVTLAVTLATYWLMGYTLNRVTLFALIFCIGILVDDPIVDVENIVRRLGLPDAKGRRLSDIIVDAVSEVRAPLVLATFTVIAAIAPMAYVGGLMGPYMRPMPIGASVAMLLSMVVAFLITPWTAKRTLTPEPAAHAEIPDDVGTRLYLWLMDRLLTRPVWRWGFLALVGALFLGACALFPAKAVLVKMLPFDNKSEFSVVLDMPRGTTLERTAAVARELAGAALTRPEATDAVIYAGTAAPMTFNGLIRHYYLRSGQNEAEIAVNLLPKGERKLQSHAIAKAVRETLTPIAARHGARIKVAEAPPGPPVLQTLVAELYGPTDASRLALATQVRDVMLATPDVVDVDWYVDDPRPERVIRIERDKALAAGIDPARALADVAAAFDGTVAGLLHDAAAREDAPIVVRLPAAFRPDAASLEAVAVAGDGGRLVSLAQIASIETVTQPSRLYHKNLLPVVYVTADVAGREESPIYAINRINDSLASLGAAGKGAWNAAGQQTLPILWNGTPDQTFDLSLKWDGEWQITYEVFRDMGLAFAVVMGLIYLLTVGWFGSYTVPIAIMAPIPLSLIGIVPAHAMAGAFFTATSMIGFIAGAGIVVRNSIILVDFIEMRRAEGIPLAKAVEEAGAVRFRPMLLTAVSVVGGAFVILFDPIFQGLAISLMAGEVAATIFSRMVVPVLYYLDARRGEARTTG
- a CDS encoding histidine phosphatase family protein, whose translation is MSTLYLMRHGAIVQSHPRRFVGQTDHPLTDEGRAQAALWRDALADVPFTAAVCSDLARCRETASIVLGGRDLMVRPEPRLREIALGAFEGLTVDEVRERFPGAYERRGCDIAGFTPQGGESFADVQKRAVAALAELAPLCGNVLVVAHGGVNRTILCHALGLDLTRLFRLGQDYCRLNLLDLSPDCWRVDAVNLAPTLPWKFLGP
- a CDS encoding aspartate ammonia-lyase; this encodes MRQDTDALGATALPEGSLYGVHTARAVANFPVSGQVVAPELLIAYAWVKAACALANQDGGHLDAPRTAAIVAACREIAAGRHAEQFPVDALQGGAGTSTNMNVNEVVANRALQLMGRQPGDSEFLSPLGHVNLHQSTNDTYPTALRVAALTLLKDLETAASRLQDALQAKETAFAHIVKVGRTELMDAVPMTLGMTFGAFAEAVARDRWRIFKCRERIKQVPLGGTAVGTGLGAPRAFIFKAAEHLRHLTGLPVSRAENLVDATANADCFVEVSGILSAFAANLLKIASDLRLLASGPHTGLGEIRLPALQAGSSIMPGKVNPVIPECVGQAALTVMGNHQTVTLVAGLGQLEINQYLPLLAHKLLESIRLLRDASTLFADKCVAGIDADETRCRELVEKSQALATVLVPALGYETVARLMDEARAAGRSLAAHLDAVGLLPQAEAAELLLPKRMRKLGFEEEDYECLRRPGADRHPGPPNGEGVKGGSRCYL
- a CDS encoding NADH-ubiquinone oxidoreductase-F iron-sulfur binding region domain-containing protein; its protein translation is MAATTDIKQLRIATRNCGFIDPESLDDYIAVRGYEALAKALTMTPAEVVEIIKVAGLRGRGGGGFPTGVKWGIALSNAADQKYIVCNADEGDPGAFMDRAVLEGDPHSVVEAMAIGGYAIGATLGAVYIRAEYPLAIKRLRKAIDDARAMGLLGKNIFGSGFDFDIEIKYGAGAFVCGEETALIKSMEGHRGEPVSKPPFPAQSGYWAKPTIVNNVETFANVPAIIIKGADWFAGIGTATSKGTKVFALAGKIVNVGLIEVPMGTTLREVIFDIGGGCPDGKEFKAVQTGGPSGGALANKDLDVAIDYESLIARKSMMGSGGMVVMDEDDCMVSVAKFFLDFTMDETCGKCTPCRIGSKRLYEILDKITKGHGTKADLARLKSLSDSIKDTALCGLGQTMPNPILSTMDTFGHEYEAHVTQKKCPAHVCTAMLTYTINPAKCTGCTLCTKVCPVECISGTKKQPHVIDASKCIKCGACYDKCKFDSIIKM
- a CDS encoding efflux RND transporter periplasmic adaptor subunit translates to MRNLLVLSCVMAAVLVGCSGEKPPRKAEGRTVDVPVRVAARADAVECRSFPAQVESEQSVTLSSKATGTVVAVMAEEGQKLTAGAPILRLDERELAGQEQALFAERDQARREKEALAARAALARTTMERMGRLLGQKAVSQEDYDKARAEADALARQSEAAGAKEQAVASRLSELAVLRGYATVTAPFEGILARRYVDKGAFVAAGAPLALLDATTGRFDLAAQVDETLLPALRQGQTILAAVPGLAPKPFPVTVAAVVGRIDPASRSFKIKCALPEAVPDAAGPPRAGMFGRVYVPARTAQKLLLPASCLSLRGDLPMAAVAGPDGTLGLRVVKTGGSFAAVAFAGATYLTDSEAFEGQAGDDRFVEIISGLADGDRVACPAGATLRDGDRLASGAGQ